AACAGCATAAGTCAACTgtcgtaaataaataaataaataaataaataaatattttgacaaGTACTGGCCGGCATCTCAACCTCACTTACCTCTCCAGAAGCTATCATTCCATTCTCAGAGAGAACCAGAGTATTCCTGTTACTTCCAACGCCTGATGCAGATCCTATATTCATTGCAGGTCCAACAAACATAAAATGTTTCTCTGCAGCTCTGTACTGGTAGCTATGGCACAATGATCCATTTCCACTAACCTCGGCGTAGTCTGTATCGCGGGAATACTTGGTGCTTATATAATCCCTTGGTCTGTGACACTGAATAGCAATCAAGGTGATTATGCTCACCACAAACAGTGATGAAATTGAACCCAAAGTGACTATCAAATAAAAAGTTAGGTTATTTCCTTCTTGCTCTTTGGTATTGCTTTTGAAGTCAGAAAATGCAAATGCCTCCGTATTCTCGACAGTTGTTATGCGTATTGTTGCTGTGGTAGAAAGGGAATAGTTTCCATTGTCTTTCACCACTATGATCAGTTTGTGTTCAGTGGCGTCAGTTTCAGTTATTGGTCGAAGTGTCCTAATTGCTCCTGTATTGCGCTCTAAACCAAAGAGAGTAGGATCGGTAGCTTGTTGCAATGAAAACGACAACCAGGCATTGTATCCAATATCAGCGTCGTGAGCTCTAACTTTTGTTACCAAATATCCTGCTTTCACATTTCGTGGAATTGTCTCTACGGCTTCAGCAGAACCGTCTTTACTTAATGGAGACAAGATCACCGGCGCATTGTCATTTTGATCAAGAATATAAACACTCACAATGACGTTGCTGCTGAGTGGTGGCACCCCAGAGTCTTTTGCCAACACTTGGAATTTAAAGTTTTTAAGTTCTTCAAAATCAAAGCTTCTTATCGCATACACATTTCCATTGTCTGAATTAATACTAAGGAGAGTTGACACGGGCTTGCCCAAAACATCACCTGCCTTGACATAATATGAGACAcgtgcattttcattttgatcCAGATCGAACGCACTTACTGAAAAAATGGAACCTCCAGGTGCGTTGTTTTCAAGAACGTAAAAAGTATATGAATCTTGAGTAAAGCTCGGACTGTTATCATTAATATCAGACACTTTGACTGTGATAGTTTTAAAAGAAGACAAAGACGGGTGGCCAAGGTCTTGTGCTGttattgtaatattgtactgCGATGAAATCTCACGATCTAAATGCGCCTTGGTTATTAAGGAATATACATTTTCCTGAAAAGACGGTTTCAACTCAAACAGAATATTTTCAGATAGTGTGCAAAACATTCTACCATTAATGTCAGAATCAAGGTCTGTAACACTAATCAGAGCGATCACGGTTCCAGGTTTTGCGTCCTCGGAAATGAGGCTTGACAAGGAGGTTACCTCTATCTCCGGTGTATTGTCGTTTACATCTTGTATCTGTACAACAACATTACAGTGCACAGTCAAGGGAGAGTGTCCCTTATCGGTAGCTTGTACATCAATCTCATAAGACTCCTTTTCTTCGAAATCTATCAATCCTTTCACCTTGATTTCACCTGTGTTACTGTCCAAGACAAAGAGTTCCGACACTTTACTCCTCAATGTGTTACCAAAAGAGTAGTCAACGACTCCATTAAATCCGTCATCTAAATCTATAGCATTTACCTTTACAACAAAGGTGCCTACCGGCGCATTTTCCTGCAGCGTTACTGAATACACCTCTTTATCAAACACAGGTGCATTATCGTTAATGTCAAGAACAGTTACAGTAATATTGAGGGTGCCAAATCTGGCCGGGTTTCCACCATCAAAGGCTGTCAAAAGCAAATTGTGCTCAGGGTTACGTTCTCTATCTAAAGGTTTTTGTAATATCAAAATGGGAATTTTATTATCTTCGCCACGATCCTTTACTTCTAGTTCAAAATGTTCGTTTTGGCTCAATTGATAAAAGCTCAGTGAATTTGTACCAACATCTGCGTCATGCGCAGCCTCTAACGGGAAGCGCGCTCCCTGCTGCGTCAACTCTGCAATTTCCAGGCTCGTCTCTTTTTCTGGGAAACTCGGAGAATTGTCATTTATATCTAAAATTTCTACCCCAACATAATGAATTTCTAGCGGGTTTTCTATAACAGTTTTGATGTTGAGTAAACAGTTATTATTTCTATCACATAGTTTCTCCCTGTCAATATTGTGATTAACAAACAAAACGCCAGTCTTTTGATTTACCTGCAATAGCTGCTGCTTTGTTCCAGAAACAATACGAAATCTGCGGTCCGCTAGTGTGTTAATATCAAGCCCCAGATCCTTGGCTATATTTCCAACAAGAGAACCATGGTTTAATTCTTCGGGAATAGAATAGCGTATTTGAGCAGCAGCGGTTTTCCAAAAACATACcacaaaagcaaaaagcaaaatgaTCCACCTGTACGTCCATTGTCTTCTATAATCTCTGTTCCTCATCGTGAATAAATCCATATAATAGTGACGAAAATGTATTACAATTCCCCGATTTGGAAAACAGTAAATGAACGTCCTGCTGGCCTTTATGTGAGCTGACTTTTTCTCCTTCGTACTTATCCAGTAACAGACGCCACTAATACTGCTTTGTCTTGTGCACAAATAGACCCTGAAAAGGGCTGGGCTTCACAGATAAATGGTATTGCTTGACAGCAGCGACACCATGCGTCTCTGAGCAAAATTGAATTTCATTTATAATCattgtgttacaatattatgtatttattgtaaatatataaaattcaataaaaatatcaaatagCTTTATATTTTAATACCAAAACACCCTCCTCTTGTATATATTAATGCTCTCCAAATCGTTCTTCTCTTTTCGGATGTACTTTCAATCAAACACCAAAAATGACGGTGTATGTTTTAAGAGCAGGATTGGGACAAAGGCCTTAGTGCCTTATTGCCTTATTGCCAAgcaaaccctaactctaaccctaagcTTAACTTCTCTACCTGTATGTATAATATCCAgttgtaatgtaaatgttttcatgCTGTTACTCgatatgattaaataaaataaaatcatggcATTCTGAtgttaaaaattaaatgaaataaaactgcaGAATAACATGTGTATCTAGTTAAATACAATGCAATTGATAGTTCTGTTGTATTCATTAGTTCCTATGgttagttaaaatgaatagaacaAAAGTCCCCAATGCCTACAAGTCTGCAAACTCATAAGTAagcaaaatgtttacatttgttacAGGCGATTTAAATGCTACTAATACTGTTGTTAAAGAAAATGCCTTTGTATGCCTTAAATATAAACTAAACTTCGAGATCTTGATTGATGACCAATGAACAATATGTCACTTCCTACCCCAAATAAACGAAGAATTGTGCAAGTGATACatggcatacaaaaaaaaaacagtttagaacACATCAGGGCAAATATAAGGGCTCAAACAAAAAGCTATTAAAACAACTTACCTCTGTTGACGATATTATTGCAATATTTGAGATAACTGGCGTGTTCCCATTATTCCAGCGTCCATAGAAGCGATAATTTCAGatttcacaaacacaaactctTTCTGGATAGAATTCTGACTCAAACACATTATGTACTGGTAGCTATGGTAAATCGAACCTTTCCCGCTGATCTCTGCATAGGTAAGGTATTTGCTTACAAAATGACCCCTCTGTTTACAACATTGAAGAGCAACCAGGGTGATTATACTGATAACAAataatgaggaaactgatccgaATGTTGTTATTAGGAAAAAAGTGATATCATTCTCTTCTGACTTACTAGACGCTCACTTGAGCTCAGAAAATATAACACCCTTTGTATCCCCGACAATCGTGATGTGTATAGTTATTGTTGTAGACAGAGGAATATTCCCACTATCCTTTACAAGTATGGCAAGTTTTTATAGGACGTCATCACTTTCAATAAGACGGGTAAGTGTTCTGATTTATCCTGTATAGAGTCTTACTCCGAATAAAGTCCGGTCAGTAGAGTCTTGCAGTTGAAAAGGTAACCAAGCGTTATATCCTAAGTTATCATTATATGATCTGATTTTCATCACCAAATAGCCTGCATTCACATTTCGAGGAACAGCCTCAGAGGAAACACTAGACCCGTAATTTGGTAATGGAGACAACATGATGGGTAACGTTGCTACTGAGTGATGGCACACCAGAGTCCTTTGCCAAAATATGAACATTGAATCCCTGAAGCTGAAACTGTTCGTGGCATAGCTATTCCCATTCTCAGAATGAATGGATACAAAAGATGAGACTAGGCTGTTTTAATGAGGCTATCCTGAATTAAGTATGATATTCGTACATTTTCAATCTGGTCCACATCAAACGCTTTTACGGATAAAATGGAAGCGACAGGGACGttgttttcaaaaatgtaaaacgTATATGGATTTTGAGGaaactctgttttttttatagtttacatCAGAAATAGACACTGAGAAGGTTTTAAAGCATGACAGAGGAGGATAACCCAAGTCCTGTGCTGTTATTGTAATGTTGTGCTGAGAAGTAACCTCGCGGTCTAAGCGTGCTTTTCTATTAACGAATACAAAGTGTGCTTATAAGGTGGTTTTGACTCAAATGGAACATTTTCGGTTAGATTGCAGGCAATCTTACCATTGATTCCAGAATAGAGGTCAGTAACGTTTATCAGAGCTATAGCAGTTCCAGGTGGTGCGTCCTCAGAAATGTCATTTGTCAGTGAGGTCATCTCTATTTCTGGTGTATTGTCGTTAAGACCTATAATGTATATAattacactgcagtgcactgaCATGGGCACCGGGCCCCTATCTGTAACCTGGACATCAATGTCATAAACCTCATTTTCTTCAAAATCTATGGTCCCTTTCATTGTAATTTCTCCCGTGATTTGATCTAAGCTGAACAGATTAGTCACCGCATCAGCGTTGGTTTTGCCAAACGAGTACATTATTTCACCTTTGAGACCTTCGTCCAAATCTGatgcatttaattgtattttagtgGTGCCCTTTGGTGCGTTTTCTTGTAATTTAACATAATAAATCTCACTTTCAAAAATGGATCGATTGTTATTGATATCAAGTACAGTTACAATTATCTAAAGAACACCAGATCGATGTGGGTTTCCTCCATCTAGTGCAATAAGATTCAAACGATGCATGCATTGGATCTTTCTCTCTGTGCAAAGGTCTCTGTAATACTAATAACAGAATTCTGCAATATTCGGCTAGATGAAAGTGCTCATTTTGTTTccgataacactgtgtaataaaaaaaaaatttgttcctgggtagtaagtgttatttcctaattgcttatgcctcaaaagtatagaacatggctattattccccacaaactttgcttttgtgaccaggacagtgatatttcaaaatatcactatttccaatgggaaaacgggcaaatgtgtgtcttttcgttcacataaagtcagaaaaaaacaacatatgaatccaaattaacatgtatttatactaaagtaatacaaagatgactacaaaagatttagaactcagtagtttttcgagatttacaattatactgtaaatacagtataatacagtataactgtaaatctcgaaaaactactcaaacTACTACTTTTGAGacttaagcaattaggaaataacacttactacccaggaacaaaaattgtgttacatagtgtaataagaACGTATGGAAGTTGGACCAACTTCCCTGCGGAGCAGATTGCAATTTCAAAACGATGCTCATTTATAGGGAATATTGATTGGCGTGGTCGCTTACATCAACAATTATTACTCCAAGAGGATTTTCAAAGATGATTTTAAGACTAATTGAACAGTCTATGTCTTTATCACACAGTTTGCTCGCTGTCTATATTttgattaacaaacaaaacatcctTTTGATTTGATCCTGAAAACGATACGGAAACTGCGATTATCTAGTTCTTTTACATCGATGCTCAGATCTTAAGTTATATTCCCAATATAAGTGCCATGCTTTGATTCCTCAGAAATAGAATAGCTTAGTTCCGCAGAAGTTCTGTTCCAAAAACAAGACAGtaaaatgaaatggaaatgaaaatcCATAACCCCAGCTGCACTtattcatgttaaataaaaataaaaatatcccgTTCACTATTAAGTTCTGGTACAAATCGTCCAATGTATCCGTTTTCTGATCGTTGTAGGTTATCAAAAAGTGTAAAACAACTCCCAAATCGGTTAAATTGGAT
The Polyodon spathula isolate WHYD16114869_AA chromosome 22, ASM1765450v1, whole genome shotgun sequence genome window above contains:
- the LOC121297525 gene encoding protocadherin alpha-8-like, with protein sequence MDLFTMRNRDYRRQWTYRWIILLFAFVVCFWKTAAAQIRYSIPEELNHGSLVGNIAKDLGLDINTLADRRFRIVSGTKQQLLQVNQKTGVLFVNHNIDREKLCDRNNNCLLNIKTVIENPLEIHYVGVEILDINDNSPSFPEKETSLEIAELTQQGARFPLEAAHDADVGTNSLSFYQLSQNEHFELEVKDRGEDNKIPILILQKPLDRERNPEHNLLLTAFDGGNPARFGTLNITVTVLDINDNAPVFDKEVYSVTLQENAPVGTFVVKVNAIDLDDGFNGVVDYSFGNTLRSKVSELFVLDSNTGEIKVKGLIDFEEKESYEIDVQATDKGHSPLTVHCNVVVQIQDVNDNTPEIEVTSLSSLISEDAKPGTVIALISVTDLDSDINGRMFCTLSENILFELKPSFQENVYSLITKAHLDREISSQYNITITAQDLGHPSLSSFKTITVKVSDINDNSPSFTQDSYTFYVLENNAPGGSIFSVSAFDLDQNENARVSYYVKAGDVLGKPVSTLLSINSDNGNVYAIRSFDFEELKNFKFQVLAKDSGVPPLSSNVIVSVYILDQNDNAPVILSPLSKDGSAEAVETIPRNVKAGYLVTKVRAHDADIGYNAWLSFSLQQATDPTLFGLERNTGAIRTLRPITETDATEHKLIIVVKDNGNYSLSTTATIRITTVENTEAFAFSDFKSNTKEQEGNNLTFYLIVTLGSISSLFVVSIITLIAIQCHRPRDYISTKYSRDTDYAEVSGNGSLCHSYQYRAAEKHFMFVGPAMNIGSASGVGSNRNTLVLSENGMIASGELD